The Cohnella abietis genome has a segment encoding these proteins:
- the addA gene encoding helicase-exonuclease AddAB subunit AddA, with protein sequence MREWPIKPENSRWTDEQWAAINADGSNLLVAAAAGSGKTAVLVERMISRIADENRPLDVDAMLVATFTKAAAAEMKERIRHALEEALEKNPDSRHLRRQIALLPRAFVTTLHSFCLEIVERYAPLIELDPGFRMANVTEAELLRMDTLDELFEQRYESEGELGPLSSLADRFGGERSDEPLHRLVLELHEFAGSHPWPEYWLQQMASQFEEAQADTLLHSLWVKSLRDDAVLLLQGALHMLRGALRIAHEPGGPEPYIDTLFADIDGLERVAEAFYQGTWEDWQAAAADISFGRLKACKGDEYDVSLIERVKGLRDAAKKAAGRLSEEWLVRSPEQYAAELHSLAPAMEQLAELAVQFGERYEQAKRAKGLLDFGDLEHYALRILRDASSTPEQSVPSLAALNFRDRFSEIYLDEYQDTNEVQEAIVALIARKEPGNVFMVGDVKQSIYRFRLAEPGLFLNKYKTYEAFTSLFSEEGNASTDSGSETFASDPDGLRIDLAKNFRSRREIVNAVNHVFQLIMHEPVGEMNYDERAELIYGEGYPDADKSNPYRVELILLDSAAVKSENSSQGPAAEGAGTEAGESGASTTEGITEETEDVEAAQLEARCIAEEIRKLMVADGDDQQRFAVYDGKSKLYRPVQYRDIVILLRAVTALAPAFIDELKAAGIPAYADLATGYFAATEVDILLSLLSIIDNPHQDIPLAGVLRSPIAGFTAEQLAQIRLARRNGSFWEAVQAASRSGDDAIDEDGHNVYGEGLHQALAAFVRKLDEWRDFARREPLGDLLWMLYRETGYYDYVGGLPGGGQRQANLRALVNRAVQYEQSSRFRGLFRFLRFLGRMRDTGADLGAARALGESENLVRIVSIHRSKGLEFPIVFAAGLGRNFNRRDLNGAFLKHKKLGFGPRMLEADTRVTYPTLPQLAIRRKLAAEMLAEEMRVLYVALTRPKEKLYLVGTSKDASKQWEQWCETAAMADKGLPPYAVAAASKYLDWLGPAAVLASEVADPMRQWVCRIVPAVTFTRQVEEKHDSNPSEGQLWNTVLDGEKVELTENETSDQVARILSWQYKDIAASQVAAKTSITAMKNQIQLASSMPYSSVSSPDDSQERHEAEGWSEEDGQLPNVRGPSTFQLRRPRFMSARKMTAAERGTAFHLVMQHLPIEEGTTAEHIALLLERLVERKILSAEQREGVDASAVAGFCHTPLYNRLCKASRVWREIPFTYGLEADRVYPGLIEASSEETVIIQGVIDCLFAEDEGLVLIDYKTDVLKGSSALDAAEKHRFQVERYSEAIGHIMGIPVKEAYVYFFDGGETVRLK encoded by the coding sequence ATGAGAGAATGGCCTATTAAGCCAGAAAATAGTCGTTGGACGGATGAGCAATGGGCGGCCATTAACGCAGATGGTTCTAACCTGCTTGTAGCAGCAGCAGCTGGTTCTGGTAAAACAGCGGTGCTCGTTGAGAGAATGATATCAAGAATAGCGGATGAGAATCGGCCATTGGATGTAGATGCTATGCTCGTAGCTACCTTCACAAAGGCAGCTGCAGCTGAGATGAAGGAAAGAATTCGGCACGCTCTGGAGGAGGCGCTGGAGAAAAATCCGGATTCCCGACATTTGCGCCGGCAGATTGCTTTGCTTCCAAGAGCATTTGTGACGACGTTACATTCCTTTTGCTTAGAAATAGTAGAACGTTATGCCCCACTTATCGAGCTAGACCCCGGCTTTCGAATGGCGAATGTAACGGAAGCGGAGCTTCTACGCATGGATACACTTGATGAGCTGTTTGAGCAACGCTATGAGAGCGAAGGGGAGTTAGGACCGCTGTCGTCACTTGCTGACCGGTTCGGTGGGGAGAGAAGCGATGAGCCACTCCACCGCCTTGTGTTGGAGCTGCATGAATTTGCTGGAAGTCACCCTTGGCCTGAATATTGGCTACAGCAGATGGCAAGTCAGTTTGAGGAAGCTCAAGCAGATACGCTACTTCACTCATTATGGGTCAAAAGCTTGCGTGATGATGCTGTTTTATTGCTGCAAGGAGCGCTGCACATGTTAAGAGGCGCCTTGCGAATAGCTCATGAGCCTGGTGGCCCGGAGCCGTATATCGATACTTTATTTGCCGATATTGACGGTCTTGAAAGAGTCGCTGAGGCATTTTACCAAGGGACGTGGGAGGATTGGCAAGCCGCTGCTGCGGACATCTCTTTCGGACGGTTAAAAGCCTGTAAAGGTGATGAGTATGACGTTAGCTTAATTGAGCGAGTTAAAGGTTTGAGAGATGCCGCGAAGAAAGCCGCAGGAAGGCTATCTGAGGAGTGGCTCGTTCGCTCTCCGGAGCAATATGCTGCAGAGCTCCATTCACTAGCTCCTGCAATGGAACAGCTGGCTGAGCTGGCTGTACAATTTGGTGAACGCTACGAGCAAGCAAAGCGGGCGAAGGGCTTATTAGATTTCGGGGATCTGGAGCACTATGCGTTGCGTATTTTGCGTGATGCTTCTTCGACGCCGGAGCAAAGCGTACCCTCATTGGCAGCGCTCAATTTCCGCGATCGATTCTCAGAAATTTATTTGGATGAATACCAGGATACGAACGAGGTTCAGGAAGCTATTGTTGCCCTTATTGCTAGAAAAGAGCCAGGCAATGTATTTATGGTTGGCGATGTTAAACAGAGCATTTACCGGTTTCGGTTGGCGGAGCCAGGTCTGTTCCTAAACAAATACAAAACCTATGAAGCCTTTACTTCGCTATTTTCGGAGGAGGGTAATGCTTCTACTGATTCAGGCTCCGAAACGTTCGCAAGCGATCCCGATGGATTACGCATTGATTTGGCCAAAAATTTCCGAAGTCGCCGGGAAATCGTCAACGCGGTTAATCATGTGTTCCAGCTTATTATGCATGAGCCTGTAGGGGAAATGAATTACGATGAACGAGCTGAGCTCATCTATGGGGAAGGCTACCCTGATGCGGATAAGTCAAATCCATACCGTGTAGAATTGATTTTGTTGGACTCAGCAGCAGTGAAATCCGAAAATAGCTCCCAGGGGCCTGCTGCTGAGGGGGCAGGCACTGAAGCTGGTGAAAGTGGGGCGTCCACGACCGAGGGGATAACGGAGGAAACAGAGGACGTAGAAGCGGCACAGCTAGAGGCGAGATGCATTGCCGAGGAAATACGTAAGCTGATGGTAGCAGATGGTGATGACCAGCAGCGATTCGCAGTCTATGATGGCAAATCGAAGCTGTATCGACCAGTGCAATATAGAGACATCGTTATTTTGTTGCGTGCGGTAACAGCGCTAGCTCCTGCTTTCATAGACGAGCTGAAGGCTGCAGGCATTCCTGCTTATGCTGATTTAGCGACGGGTTATTTTGCCGCTACTGAGGTGGATATTCTTTTAAGCTTGCTTTCAATAATTGATAATCCTCATCAGGATATTCCTCTAGCAGGTGTACTAAGGTCGCCAATAGCAGGCTTTACGGCTGAGCAATTAGCCCAAATACGTCTGGCTAGACGAAATGGCTCGTTCTGGGAAGCTGTTCAAGCTGCCTCCAGATCGGGAGACGATGCTATAGACGAAGATGGACACAATGTGTATGGAGAAGGACTGCATCAGGCTCTCGCAGCATTCGTTCGCAAGCTGGATGAATGGAGAGACTTTGCAAGAAGAGAACCATTAGGTGATCTGCTTTGGATGCTGTACCGTGAAACGGGCTATTATGACTATGTAGGCGGGCTACCGGGCGGAGGGCAGCGGCAAGCCAATTTGCGGGCTCTTGTTAATCGTGCAGTCCAGTATGAGCAGTCCTCTCGATTCAGAGGCTTATTCCGGTTTCTACGCTTTCTGGGGAGGATGCGAGATACCGGGGCTGACTTAGGTGCAGCGCGCGCACTCGGAGAGAGTGAGAACCTCGTACGTATCGTATCCATTCATAGAAGCAAGGGGCTTGAGTTTCCGATTGTTTTTGCGGCAGGACTTGGCAGGAATTTTAATCGAAGAGATTTAAATGGAGCTTTCCTAAAGCACAAGAAGCTTGGCTTTGGTCCAAGAATGCTGGAAGCTGACACTCGTGTCACTTATCCGACGTTGCCTCAGCTAGCGATCCGTCGAAAGCTTGCGGCAGAGATGCTGGCAGAGGAGATGCGGGTGCTCTATGTGGCGCTTACACGCCCTAAAGAGAAGCTGTATCTAGTAGGAACAAGCAAGGATGCCAGCAAGCAATGGGAGCAATGGTGTGAAACCGCGGCAATGGCTGATAAGGGACTCCCTCCTTATGCTGTGGCGGCGGCGAGCAAGTACTTAGATTGGTTAGGACCAGCGGCTGTCCTAGCAAGTGAAGTTGCTGATCCTATGCGGCAATGGGTGTGTCGTATCGTGCCTGCGGTTACTTTTACCCGTCAGGTTGAAGAGAAGCATGATTCGAACCCAAGCGAGGGACAGCTTTGGAATACTGTTTTAGACGGTGAAAAGGTTGAATTGACCGAAAATGAGACGTCTGACCAAGTTGCCCGTATATTATCTTGGCAGTACAAGGATATAGCGGCTTCACAGGTCGCGGCAAAGACTTCCATTACGGCCATGAAAAATCAAATTCAGCTTGCGAGCTCAATGCCTTACTCATCGGTGTCTTCACCTGATGATTCGCAAGAACGGCATGAAGCAGAAGGGTGGTCGGAGGAGGATGGCCAGCTTCCGAATGTTAGGGGGCCATCTACCTTTCAATTACGTCGCCCAAGATTCATGTCTGCTCGCAAGATGACTGCTGCGGAACGGGGAACGGCTTTTCATTTGGTTATGCAGCATCTGCCGATTGAAGAAGGAACGACGGCTGAACATATAGCATTGCTGCTTGAGCGGTTAGTGGAGCGCAAGATTCTTTCAGCAGAGCAGCGGGAGGGTGTAGACGCTTCCGCTGTAGCAGGCTTTTGTCATACGCCTTTGTATAATCGCTTGTGCAAAGCATCTAGGGTGTGGAGGGAAATTCCCTTTACTTATGGTCTTGAAGCAGACCGGGTCTATCCTGGTTTAATCGAAGCGTCGTCTGAGGAAACGGTCATCATTCAAGGGGTAATAGATTGCTTATTCGCTGAGGATGAAGGGCTCGTGCTTATAGATTACAAAACGGATGTGCTTAAAGGCTCCAGTGCTTTGGATGCAGCGGAGAAGCACCGGTTCCAGGTAGAGAGATACAGCGAGGCTATTGGACATATTATGGGTATTCCTGTTAAAGAGGCTTACGTCTATTTCTTTGACGGTGGGGAAACCGTACGTCTGAAGTAA